In Miniphocaeibacter halophilus, the following proteins share a genomic window:
- a CDS encoding cache domain-containing sensor histidine kinase, with the protein MKFKSIRTKILLSSLVLFAILLSSFFIIYYISLSHIKSMTISSMESSVEKSANDMNNLLKNMENVAEMVALDSEIQKSLRLPLPETKQDIFKQRLEYNQKILYMKQFSNQIDGIFVLGENGSIFRGSNKSLREEEYRNFDWYKKVVKENESLWIEPNNPSLIIKNLNKPTLSLVFPIQDRISPEIIGVVVVEVLTSTLNDIFIESTIYKGNIYIVNENGNISYSNQENIEEAISLEKIKYEKEDFISKKQIDSNNWELIGFIKKNIVFSELYNIRNNILIIFIIVAIISCTYIWFSANKLTKPIKRIIKNMKIVEKGNFNISLEVESEDEMGVLTTTFNHMVYTIKELIEKEKQQQILLETAELNALQSQINPHFLYNTLDSINWMARLNRLDVVSDMIEALTTVFRVSLSKGKVLIPVKDELSHVEEYMKIQKYRYGDKINFEIDVAEKLLDYTIVKIIFQPLVENSLYHGLININKRGDIKLIGKEYEDKLVFIVEDNGLGMTKEKLKEINNHLKDGIDIKSSSYGIINVQRRLQMTFGEEYGLKYESEIDKGTKVYIELPKIKEN; encoded by the coding sequence ATGAAATTTAAATCCATTAGAACTAAAATATTATTAAGCAGTTTAGTTTTATTTGCAATATTATTATCTTCTTTTTTTATTATTTATTATATTTCCTTATCTCATATTAAATCTATGACCATTTCTTCAATGGAATCATCTGTTGAAAAAAGTGCAAACGATATGAATAATCTTCTTAAAAATATGGAAAACGTTGCAGAAATGGTTGCCTTAGATAGTGAGATTCAAAAATCGTTAAGATTACCTTTACCAGAAACTAAACAGGATATTTTCAAACAACGTTTAGAGTATAATCAAAAAATTCTATACATGAAGCAGTTTTCCAACCAAATAGATGGTATTTTCGTTCTAGGAGAAAATGGTTCAATTTTTCGAGGTAGTAATAAATCTTTAAGGGAAGAAGAATATAGGAATTTTGATTGGTATAAAAAGGTTGTTAAGGAAAATGAAAGTTTGTGGATAGAACCAAATAATCCTTCATTAATAATAAAAAATTTAAATAAACCAACTTTGAGTTTAGTATTTCCCATTCAAGATAGGATTTCTCCGGAAATTATAGGAGTTGTTGTTGTAGAGGTTTTAACATCAACTTTAAATGATATTTTTATAGAAAGTACTATCTACAAGGGAAATATTTATATTGTTAATGAAAATGGTAATATTTCATATTCAAATCAAGAAAATATTGAAGAAGCAATATCTTTAGAAAAAATAAAATATGAAAAAGAAGATTTCATATCAAAAAAACAAATAGATTCCAACAACTGGGAATTAATTGGTTTTATAAAGAAGAATATAGTTTTTTCTGAATTATACAATATAAGAAATAATATATTAATAATTTTTATAATAGTTGCAATTATTAGTTGTACTTATATTTGGTTTTCTGCTAATAAATTAACAAAACCTATAAAAAGAATTATTAAAAACATGAAAATAGTTGAAAAAGGAAATTTCAATATATCTTTGGAGGTAGAAAGCGAAGACGAAATGGGAGTATTGACTACTACCTTTAATCACATGGTATATACAATTAAGGAATTAATAGAAAAGGAAAAACAACAACAGATACTTTTAGAAACAGCAGAATTAAATGCTTTACAAAGTCAAATTAATCCACATTTTCTATATAATACTCTAGATTCAATAAACTGGATGGCTAGATTAAATAGACTAGATGTAGTTTCCGATATGATAGAAGCATTAACAACAGTTTTTAGGGTTAGTTTAAGTAAAGGGAAGGTTTTAATTCCGGTTAAAGATGAGCTTAGTCATGTGGAAGAATATATGAAAATTCAAAAGTATAGATACGGTGATAAAATTAATTTTGAAATAGATGTTGCTGAAAAATTATTGGATTACACAATTGTTAAAATTATTTTTCAACCCTTAGTTGAAAATTCACTATATCATGGCTTAATTAATATTAATAAAAGGGGAGATATAAAATTAATAGGAAAAGAATATGAAGATAAGTTAGTGTTTATAGTAGAAGATAATGGGTTGGGAATGACAAAGGAAAAACTTAAAGAAATTAATAATCATCTTAAAGATGGAATAGATATAAAATCATCTTCTTATGGAATAATAAATGTTCAAAGAAGATTACAGATGACTTTTGGTGAAGAATATGGACTAAAATATGAAAGCGAAATAGATAAAGGAACTAAAGTATATATAGAATTACCAAAAATAAAGGAGAATTAA
- a CDS encoding sugar ABC transporter ATP-binding protein, whose translation MERKIILEMKNIEKSFPGVKALKNVDFSVAEGEVHALMGENGAGKSTLIKVLTGVYGKDSGDIMFQGKSINPKSTLEAQEEGISTIYQELNLSPFQTVYENIYLGREIKNKYGSLDRKQMRAGAKELLSDMGLHIDVDVPLRKYSTAIQQMVAIARAVSTKAKLVIMDEPTSSLDTKEVRVLFDVINRLKSQGIAIIFISHRLDEVFEICGHVTILKDGELVGDYSIEDLDQMKLVSLMIGREAVTLERKKDKYTFRDVDELVKMEDIHFETKLNGIGISIKKGEVLGLAGLLGSGRTELANVLFGEIRPDKGNIYWLDKKVSLKNPQMAIKLGMGFCTEDRKVEGIFPEMTVKENMTVALLPQISKHGIISNKKEEELTQYYIDKLRIKTPSMDQLIGNLSGGNQQKVLLARWMCMNPDLIIMDEPTRGIDVGAKSEIEDLIQELSSNGISILMISSEIEELERNCDRVYVMREGKELADLIEDDINSDLIMSTIASAGKVSSKEGGK comes from the coding sequence ATGGAAAGAAAAATAATACTGGAAATGAAAAATATTGAAAAATCTTTTCCAGGGGTAAAGGCATTAAAAAATGTTGATTTTTCTGTAGCAGAGGGAGAGGTTCATGCTTTAATGGGAGAAAATGGAGCTGGAAAATCAACTTTAATAAAAGTCCTAACTGGTGTATATGGAAAAGATAGCGGCGATATAATGTTTCAAGGAAAATCTATTAATCCAAAATCTACTTTAGAAGCTCAAGAAGAGGGAATAAGTACAATTTATCAAGAATTAAATCTTAGTCCTTTTCAAACTGTTTATGAAAATATTTATTTAGGAAGAGAAATAAAAAATAAATATGGCTCGCTAGATAGAAAACAAATGAGAGCTGGTGCTAAAGAATTATTATCAGATATGGGTTTACATATAGATGTAGATGTTCCCTTAAGAAAATATAGTACTGCTATTCAGCAAATGGTAGCAATTGCTAGAGCTGTTTCTACAAAAGCAAAATTAGTTATTATGGATGAACCTACTTCTTCTTTAGATACTAAGGAAGTTAGGGTTTTATTTGATGTTATAAATCGTTTAAAATCTCAAGGAATTGCCATTATATTTATTAGTCATAGATTAGATGAAGTATTCGAAATTTGTGGTCATGTTACTATTTTAAAAGATGGAGAACTTGTTGGAGATTATAGTATAGAAGATTTAGATCAAATGAAATTAGTTTCTTTAATGATTGGTAGAGAGGCTGTAACTTTAGAAAGAAAAAAAGACAAATATACATTTAGAGATGTTGATGAGTTAGTAAAAATGGAAGATATTCATTTTGAAACTAAGTTAAACGGTATAGGAATTAGTATAAAAAAAGGTGAAGTTCTAGGACTAGCTGGATTATTAGGGTCGGGAAGAACGGAGTTAGCCAATGTTTTATTTGGAGAAATTAGACCAGATAAAGGAAATATATATTGGTTAGATAAGAAAGTCTCATTAAAAAATCCACAAATGGCAATTAAATTAGGTATGGGATTTTGTACTGAAGATAGAAAAGTAGAAGGAATTTTCCCGGAGATGACTGTTAAAGAAAACATGACAGTTGCTTTACTTCCTCAAATTAGTAAACATGGAATAATTTCCAATAAGAAGGAAGAGGAATTAACTCAATATTATATTGACAAACTTCGTATAAAAACACCTTCAATGGATCAATTAATTGGTAATTTATCAGGTGGAAATCAACAAAAAGTATTACTTGCTAGATGGATGTGTATGAATCCGGACTTAATAATAATGGATGAGCCAACAAGAGGGATAGATGTTGGTGCTAAGTCAGAAATTGAAGACTTAATACAGGAACTTTCCTCTAATGGAATAAGTATATTAATGATTTCTTCTGAAATAGAGGAGTTGGAGCGTAACTGTGACAGGGTTTATGTTATGAGGGAAGGAAAAGAATTAGCAGATTTAATTGAGGATGATATTAATTCAGATTTAATTATGAGCACTATTGCTTCTGCAGGAAAAGTTAGTAGCAAAGAAGGAGGAAAATAA
- a CDS encoding AraC family transcriptional regulator — protein MLQRAPLKSTANKIINDIFVLDLSYEELKNKQVPMELEEKYYSIIIAGIENFVLYINEYTNLELLELDRNFGSQIKEQLEKFEQIYMLQEQLCERIICIYGDSENEVLSIIENLETKIKNLKIENMNGVLFKGSTEKGIFKIKQSYSIARNSWKVAQENYWEISPILTTDGKSENYTFFSYDSSKIKSAIRSGEEEEILNELEKFYKKLGKGYINSYLQWIMIFSNLYREIIQLPEEVGVKVDDIIGNPDLLLKEMMLERKREIMMNNLRAISSEIGNEFKKAGQGRQKDILNKALTFIDDNYYKEDLTIGDVAKNIYVSSSYLSLLFRKELGKTFIEILSDTRMEHAKNLLLNTNLRSYEVGEKCGYSNPSYFSTVFKGYYGCSPSKFKKKS, from the coding sequence ATGTTGCAGAGAGCTCCTCTCAAATCTACAGCTAATAAGATTATTAACGATATATTTGTTTTGGATTTATCCTATGAAGAATTAAAAAACAAACAAGTTCCAATGGAATTAGAAGAAAAATATTATTCAATTATAATTGCAGGAATAGAAAATTTTGTTTTGTATATTAACGAATATACTAATTTAGAATTATTGGAATTAGATAGGAACTTTGGTTCTCAAATAAAAGAACAACTAGAGAAATTTGAGCAAATATATATGTTACAGGAACAACTATGTGAACGAATTATATGTATTTATGGAGATTCTGAAAATGAAGTTTTAAGCATAATTGAAAATTTAGAAACTAAAATAAAAAATTTAAAAATAGAAAATATGAATGGAGTCTTGTTTAAAGGAAGTACCGAAAAAGGAATATTTAAAATAAAACAATCCTATTCCATAGCAAGAAATAGTTGGAAAGTTGCTCAAGAAAATTATTGGGAAATATCTCCAATACTAACAACTGATGGTAAATCTGAAAATTATACTTTCTTTAGTTATGACAGTTCAAAAATAAAATCTGCAATAAGATCAGGAGAAGAAGAGGAAATACTTAATGAGTTAGAAAAATTTTATAAAAAATTAGGCAAGGGTTATATTAACTCTTACCTACAGTGGATAATGATTTTTAGTAATTTATATAGAGAAATAATTCAACTACCAGAAGAAGTAGGAGTTAAAGTTGATGATATTATTGGAAATCCAGATTTATTATTAAAAGAAATGATGCTTGAACGAAAAAGAGAGATTATGATGAATAATCTTAGAGCGATAAGCAGTGAAATTGGTAATGAATTTAAAAAAGCTGGTCAAGGTAGGCAAAAGGATATTTTAAATAAGGCTTTAACTTTTATTGATGATAATTATTATAAAGAGGATTTAACAATAGGAGATGTGGCGAAAAACATTTATGTTAGTAGTTCATACTTAAGTTTATTATTTAGAAAGGAATTAGGTAAAACTTTTATAGAAATATTATCTGATACTAGAATGGAACATGCTAAAAATCTTTTACTAAATACTAACTTAAGATCCTACGAAGTAGGAGAAAAATGCGGTTATTCTAATCCATCATACTTTAGTACAGTATTTAAAGGGTATTACGGATGTTCTCCATCAAAGTTTAAAAAGAAATCATAG
- a CDS encoding ABC transporter substrate-binding protein, producing MSSKIKKILMLMLSAVLVFSLVACSDKEEKKEEGTDAGTPVKQAENGELDMSALSGLTVGFSQCDNASAWRIAETESIQETAKENDVTLVYADAGGDIAKQASDIGDMIAQGVDYIIAAPQEEDGLQSVLQEAMAEGIGVILVDRGVNGEAGTDYTTAIMSDFIWEAEQVAKKVIEATEGKGNVVILQGTPGATSATERNEGFLNTIKDTDLKVIVEQPAGFLMAEAQSVMENILQAQGDEVDVVFCHNDDMALGALTAIKAAGYKPGEDILVCGIDGASAALEAVKSGEMLCTASCSPYFGPITFETIAKLKNNEQVDEKLIIEDTLFDIDNADPALGY from the coding sequence ATGAGTAGTAAAATTAAGAAAATTTTAATGTTGATGTTATCAGCAGTTTTGGTTTTTTCTTTAGTTGCATGTAGTGACAAAGAAGAGAAGAAGGAAGAGGGAACTGACGCTGGCACACCTGTAAAACAAGCTGAAAATGGAGAATTAGATATGTCTGCACTATCAGGTTTAACTGTAGGGTTTTCACAATGTGATAATGCTAGTGCTTGGAGAATTGCTGAAACAGAAAGCATTCAAGAAACAGCAAAGGAAAACGATGTAACATTAGTTTATGCAGATGCAGGTGGAGATATTGCAAAACAGGCTTCTGATATAGGCGATATGATTGCTCAAGGAGTTGACTACATAATTGCTGCTCCGCAAGAAGAAGATGGCTTACAAAGTGTATTACAAGAAGCTATGGCTGAAGGAATAGGAGTTATATTAGTTGACCGTGGAGTTAATGGAGAAGCAGGAACAGATTATACAACAGCAATAATGTCGGATTTTATTTGGGAAGCTGAACAAGTTGCTAAAAAGGTTATAGAGGCTACAGAAGGTAAAGGAAATGTAGTTATACTTCAAGGAACTCCAGGAGCTACTTCTGCAACAGAAAGAAATGAAGGATTTTTAAATACAATAAAAGATACTGATTTAAAGGTTATTGTAGAACAGCCAGCAGGTTTCTTAATGGCTGAGGCTCAATCTGTAATGGAAAATATTCTTCAAGCTCAAGGAGATGAAGTAGATGTAGTATTCTGTCATAATGACGATATGGCTTTAGGCGCATTAACAGCAATAAAGGCTGCAGGATATAAACCGGGCGAAGATATTTTAGTATGTGGAATTGATGGAGCTTCAGCAGCATTAGAAGCTGTTAAATCAGGGGAAATGTTATGTACAGCTTCATGTTCACCATATTTTGGACCAATAACTTTTGAAACTATTGCTAAACTTAAAAATAATGAACAAGTTGATGAGAAATTAATAATTGAAGATACTTTATTTGATATAGACAATGCAGATCCAGCATTGGGTTACTAG
- a CDS encoding response regulator, with amino-acid sequence MLNLLIVEDEEILRIGLTSYMNWENLGYIVKGQASNGKEALNVLENEDIDVVITDIRMPLMTGIELSEIIHEKYPLIKIVIVSGYDDFEYARSALRFGVVDYLLKPINLKKLDSTMTKIREQFNKEKKKLKN; translated from the coding sequence ATGTTAAATTTACTAATTGTAGAAGATGAAGAAATATTGAGAATAGGTTTAACATCGTATATGAATTGGGAAAATTTAGGTTATATAGTTAAAGGACAAGCTAGTAATGGAAAGGAAGCTTTGAATGTATTAGAAAATGAAGATATTGATGTAGTTATAACAGACATTAGAATGCCTTTAATGACAGGAATAGAATTATCAGAAATAATACATGAAAAATATCCGTTAATAAAAATTGTAATAGTAAGCGGATATGATGATTTTGAATATGCTAGAAGTGCTTTAAGGTTTGGCGTAGTTGATTATCTATTAAAACCAATTAATTTAAAAAAACTTGATTCTACTATGACAAAAATTAGAGAACAATTTAATAAAGAAAAAAAGAAGCTGAAGAATTAA
- a CDS encoding glycoside hydrolase family 2 protein: MRQEYPRPNFVRKDWINLNGEWDFKYDDKNKKINVPFVPQSKLSGINERIKTDFVIYERKFNIPKEWNGKNIILHFGAVDYSCDVFINNNKVGSHKGGNTSFSFDITRFLEDEEQILTVEVYDPLKDDTIPRGKQFWKEESEFIWYTPSTGIWQTVWLEPIDNSNISYVHMTPDIDRGEVEIRFELDKRCKLPCEVNFSIKFNYEIVNETLLKCNQLQNKIVLDVFGNRAMEGSFHFTGRYWTPENPVLYDVEIKLSNENNIKDFVKTYFGMRKVHVENGKFYLNNLPYYNKLILDQGYWKDGLITAPTDEDYKTDIIKFKEMGFNGCRKHEKVEDPRFLYWADKLGFLVWIGMASFWSYTPEAASNFTKEWCDVIKRDYNSPSIVVWGMLNESWGVPKIYDNLHQQAFSQALYYLAKSLDQSRLVIGNDGWEQTTTDIAALHTYKHGVEQDYKQHELFSKSLKNIDEMHNIVEKLPYAKGFKYNGEPFMITEFGGISMSKDNSDDWGYTFAKSEEEFITTYSRIMESIYDSDIICGYCYTQATDIEQETNGLLDINHEFKFDPAKIKEINDKKKVNNL, translated from the coding sequence ATGAGACAGGAATATCCACGTCCAAATTTTGTTAGAAAAGATTGGATTAATTTAAATGGAGAGTGGGACTTTAAATATGATGATAAAAATAAAAAGATAAATGTTCCTTTTGTTCCCCAAAGTAAGCTAAGTGGAATTAACGAAAGAATAAAAACAGATTTTGTAATATATGAGAGAAAATTCAATATTCCAAAGGAATGGAATGGTAAAAATATAATATTACATTTTGGAGCCGTAGATTATAGTTGTGATGTTTTTATAAACAATAATAAAGTCGGTTCACATAAAGGCGGAAATACCTCTTTTAGTTTTGATATAACACGTTTTTTAGAAGATGAAGAGCAAATTTTAACCGTAGAGGTTTATGATCCACTAAAGGATGATACTATTCCACGAGGAAAACAATTTTGGAAGGAAGAAAGTGAATTCATTTGGTACACCCCAAGTACTGGCATATGGCAGACTGTTTGGTTGGAACCTATTGACAACTCAAACATATCCTATGTGCATATGACTCCTGATATAGATAGGGGAGAAGTTGAAATACGTTTTGAACTGGATAAAAGATGTAAACTACCTTGTGAAGTAAATTTCTCAATTAAATTTAATTATGAAATCGTTAACGAAACTTTACTAAAATGCAATCAATTACAAAATAAAATTGTTTTAGATGTATTTGGCAATAGGGCAATGGAAGGCAGTTTCCATTTTACAGGTAGATATTGGACACCGGAAAATCCTGTGCTTTACGATGTAGAAATAAAATTGTCAAATGAAAATAATATTAAGGATTTTGTTAAAACATATTTTGGCATGAGAAAGGTTCATGTTGAAAATGGAAAATTTTATTTAAATAACCTGCCTTATTATAATAAGTTAATTTTAGATCAAGGATACTGGAAAGATGGTTTAATTACAGCTCCTACAGACGAGGATTATAAAACCGATATTATTAAATTTAAAGAAATGGGTTTTAATGGTTGTAGAAAACATGAAAAAGTAGAAGATCCAAGATTTTTATACTGGGCAGATAAGTTAGGGTTTTTAGTTTGGATTGGAATGGCAAGTTTTTGGAGTTATACACCGGAAGCTGCAAGTAATTTTACAAAAGAATGGTGTGATGTAATTAAAAGGGATTACAATAGTCCTAGTATTGTAGTTTGGGGGATGTTAAATGAAAGTTGGGGAGTACCTAAAATTTATGATAATTTACATCAACAAGCTTTTTCACAAGCCTTATACTATCTAGCTAAAAGTTTGGACCAAAGTAGACTTGTTATTGGTAACGATGGTTGGGAACAGACTACTACAGATATTGCTGCCCTACATACATATAAGCATGGTGTAGAGCAAGATTATAAACAGCATGAACTATTTTCTAAATCCTTAAAAAACATTGATGAAATGCATAATATTGTAGAAAAACTACCTTATGCTAAAGGTTTTAAATATAATGGTGAGCCTTTTATGATTACTGAATTTGGTGGAATTTCAATGTCAAAGGACAATTCAGATGATTGGGGATATACTTTTGCGAAAAGTGAAGAAGAATTTATTACAACCTATAGTAGGATAATGGAATCAATTTACGATTCAGATATTATTTGCGGCTATTGCTATACTCAAGCTACAGATATTGAACAGGAAACCAACGGTCTATTAGATATAAATCATGAATTTAAATTTGACCCAGCGAAAATAAAAGAAATAAATGATAAGAAGAAAGTTAATAATCTTTAA
- a CDS encoding ABC transporter permease encodes MINNKSQMNSKEFLKKYSAFILLVIMLLVNAIITPNFFALNTFSLMLTQICPVILTAMGMTMVISTGGIDISVGAVMALSAALSTRFVNFEGKASIIMLAIGLLAAIILSSASGLVAGFMVGKLKVQPMVVTLGLMIGVRGLALVATSSKTVYISQAQGELYKLLGNYKIAGLLPIQIIPIVLSIAIVYFILNKTVLGRRIQAVGDNVNSARLAGINVTAVIIFVYMASAFFASTAGIFSVAKIGNINPNDVGLLAELDAIAAVVIGGTKMSGGRGRVFGTVIGAFIMSIISMAVNMNNIPYEYAQIVKAIIIVVAVYIQSDRKK; translated from the coding sequence TTGATTAACAATAAAAGTCAAATGAATTCAAAGGAATTCTTAAAAAAATATAGTGCTTTTATATTACTGGTTATTATGTTACTTGTTAATGCAATTATTACACCTAATTTCTTTGCATTAAATACATTTAGCTTAATGCTTACACAAATATGTCCTGTTATTTTAACAGCAATGGGGATGACAATGGTAATTTCCACTGGAGGAATAGATATATCAGTAGGTGCTGTAATGGCTCTATCAGCTGCATTATCGACTAGGTTTGTAAATTTTGAGGGAAAAGCTTCAATTATTATGTTAGCAATTGGATTATTAGCAGCAATAATATTATCTTCAGCTAGTGGACTTGTAGCAGGTTTTATGGTTGGAAAATTAAAAGTACAACCAATGGTTGTTACCTTAGGTTTAATGATAGGAGTAAGAGGACTTGCCTTAGTTGCAACTAGTTCAAAAACCGTTTATATATCCCAAGCACAAGGAGAACTATATAAATTATTAGGAAATTATAAAATTGCTGGCTTGTTACCAATACAAATCATACCAATTGTTCTAAGCATTGCAATAGTATACTTTATACTAAACAAAACGGTTCTTGGACGAAGAATACAAGCAGTAGGTGATAATGTAAACTCTGCAAGATTAGCGGGAATAAATGTTACAGCTGTAATTATTTTTGTTTATATGGCAAGTGCATTTTTTGCGTCAACTGCAGGAATTTTTTCAGTAGCAAAAATTGGTAATATTAATCCAAATGATGTAGGCTTGTTAGCCGAATTAGATGCAATAGCTGCCGTAGTTATTGGCGGTACTAAAATGTCAGGTGGACGAGGTCGTGTATTTGGTACTGTCATAGGTGCATTTATTATGTCAATAATATCGATGGCAGTAAATATGAATAATATTCCATATGAATATGCACAAATAGTTAAA
- a CDS encoding aspartate aminotransferase family protein: MDKYIDLAEDNILKTYNRFPVVFKKGEDVYLYDNKDKKYLDFLSGIGVIGLGYSNKKFTDSIKEQVENLLHTSNLFYTEEIGTAASKIIEVSKMSKVFFTNSGAEAIEGALKVAKKFAYEKNGKDDYEIIAFKNSFHGRTIGALSVTGNDSYREPFYPLLPGVKFAEINNISSVKELINTKTAAIIIEPIQGEGGLTVADDDFLKELESICNEKNILLILDEIQCGVGRTGSFYRYLEIGIKPDIVTTAKAIGNGIPVGAFLLNEKAAKDSLKPGDHGTTYGGNPLAGKAISTVIDIFKEDEILKKVKSTSLYFEEKLDELVNKYDFILEKKGIGLMRGLKLSSDKKVGDIVKNCLNNGLVIGTAEGNVLRFLPPLIIDNNNIDEMIGKLEKSF, translated from the coding sequence ATGGATAAATATATAGATTTAGCAGAAGACAATATTTTAAAAACCTATAATCGCTTTCCGGTAGTTTTTAAAAAGGGGGAAGATGTATATCTTTATGACAATAAAGATAAAAAATATTTGGATTTTTTAAGTGGAATAGGTGTAATTGGTTTAGGATACAGTAACAAAAAATTTACAGATAGTATTAAAGAACAGGTGGAAAATTTATTACATACTTCTAATTTATTTTATACAGAGGAAATAGGAACTGCTGCAAGTAAAATTATAGAGGTTAGTAAAATGTCCAAGGTTTTTTTCACTAACAGTGGAGCTGAAGCAATAGAAGGTGCCTTAAAAGTAGCTAAAAAATTTGCCTATGAAAAAAATGGAAAAGATGATTATGAAATAATAGCATTTAAGAATTCTTTTCATGGAAGAACTATTGGTGCCCTATCTGTAACAGGAAATGACTCCTACAGAGAACCATTTTATCCATTACTACCGGGAGTTAAATTTGCAGAAATTAATAATATTTCCAGTGTTAAAGAATTAATCAATACAAAAACCGCAGCAATAATTATTGAACCTATTCAAGGCGAAGGTGGGTTAACTGTTGCTGATGATGACTTTTTAAAAGAATTGGAATCAATTTGTAATGAAAAAAATATTTTATTAATTCTAGACGAAATACAATGTGGGGTTGGTAGGACAGGTAGTTTTTATAGATATTTAGAAATTGGTATAAAACCGGATATTGTAACTACAGCAAAGGCAATTGGCAACGGTATTCCAGTGGGAGCATTTCTTCTAAATGAAAAAGCTGCTAAAGATTCATTAAAACCAGGAGACCATGGAACGACCTATGGTGGAAATCCATTAGCAGGAAAAGCCATATCTACAGTTATAGATATTTTTAAAGAAGATGAAATTTTAAAGAAAGTAAAATCAACTTCTCTATATTTTGAAGAAAAACTAGATGAACTAGTTAATAAATATGATTTCATTTTAGAAAAAAAGGGAATAGGATTAATGAGGGGATTAAAATTATCCTCCGACAAAAAAGTTGGCGATATTGTTAAAAACTGTTTAAATAATGGCTTGGTTATAGGAACAGCTGAAGGAAATGTTCTTCGATTTTTACCACCATTAATAATAGATAATAATAATATTGATGAAATGATAGGAAAATTGGAAAAGTCTTTTTAA
- the argB gene encoding acetylglutamate kinase, whose protein sequence is MINTSNSNNVEDKANILIEALPYIQKFHNKVIVIKYGGSAMLDETLKESVMRDVALLKSVGIHPVIVHGGGNEITKWVELNGMKSEFYNGFRITDSDTMKIVEMVLGGVNKGLVSHMESLGVKAVGLSGKDGSMLRVKKKKVDEVDIGFVGDITKVNTQLINTLLKDDYVPVICPIGLDKNYQMYNINADEAASEIAIALEAEKTCIFNRYRRILFGL, encoded by the coding sequence ATGATAAATACATCTAATTCAAATAATGTAGAGGATAAGGCTAATATTTTAATTGAGGCTTTGCCTTATATTCAAAAATTTCATAACAAGGTAATAGTAATTAAATATGGTGGTTCGGCTATGTTAGATGAAACCCTAAAAGAAAGTGTAATGAGAGATGTTGCCCTATTGAAATCAGTTGGTATTCATCCTGTAATTGTCCATGGTGGAGGAAATGAAATTACTAAATGGGTTGAATTAAATGGAATGAAGTCTGAATTTTATAACGGATTTAGGATAACTGATTCCGATACAATGAAAATAGTAGAAATGGTTCTTGGTGGCGTTAACAAGGGTTTAGTATCCCATATGGAAAGTTTAGGAGTTAAAGCAGTAGGCTTAAGTGGCAAAGACGGCTCTATGTTACGTGTTAAAAAGAAAAAAGTCGATGAAGTAGATATAGGTTTTGTTGGTGATATTACAAAGGTTAATACACAACTAATTAACACATTGCTTAAAGATGACTATGTACCTGTTATTTGTCCAATAGGTTTAGATAAAAACTACCAGATGTACAATATAAATGCAGATGAGGCTGCCAGCGAAATAGCAATAGCATTAGAGGCGGAAAAAACTTGCATTTTTAACAGATACAGAAGGATTCTATTTGGACTTTAA